From the genome of Candidatus Paceibacterota bacterium, one region includes:
- a CDS encoding tRNA-dihydrouridine synthase yields the protein MHGLMKNFWSNLPRPFFALAPMADVTDPAFRRMFAKYGKPDVTWTEFVSADGLMSPGRDRLIRDLAYTEAERPIVAQIFGSKPENIEKTAALVRELGFDGVDLNMGCPDKNIEKQNSGAAMMKSPKLAQEVIAAAMRGARMGEEGGIPVSVKTRVGYNKVELETWIPAILAMKPAALTIHARTRKEMSLVPARWEHVAEVVEMAKGTGVVIIGNGDVTSMEDGVEKATASGAAGVMVGRGVFGNPWFFNRERSIDEVTFRERFAVMVEHTALFLELSGDIKSFAVMKKHYKAYVNGFDHAKELRVALMDANSLDEIKTLVAQFAQEHPELMDKTPKDLV from the coding sequence ATGCACGGACTAATGAAGAATTTTTGGAGTAACCTTCCTCGGCCTTTCTTTGCGCTTGCACCTATGGCGGATGTCACTGATCCGGCTTTTCGTCGTATGTTCGCTAAATATGGCAAGCCTGACGTTACGTGGACTGAATTTGTTTCTGCAGATGGCCTCATGAGTCCAGGTCGCGACCGACTAATTCGTGATCTTGCTTATACCGAAGCTGAACGACCTATTGTTGCGCAGATCTTTGGTAGTAAACCCGAGAATATCGAAAAGACTGCTGCACTTGTGCGCGAACTTGGCTTTGATGGTGTCGATTTGAATATGGGTTGTCCAGATAAGAATATTGAAAAGCAGAATTCTGGAGCTGCAATGATGAAAAGTCCGAAACTTGCGCAAGAGGTCATCGCTGCTGCAATGCGTGGAGCGAGGATGGGCGAGGAGGGAGGTATTCCTGTATCTGTAAAGACTCGCGTAGGATATAACAAAGTAGAGCTTGAGACGTGGATCCCTGCCATACTTGCCATGAAGCCTGCTGCACTTACGATCCATGCGCGTACGCGCAAAGAGATGTCACTCGTTCCTGCGCGATGGGAGCATGTTGCCGAGGTTGTCGAGATGGCAAAAGGAACAGGAGTTGTCATCATAGGTAATGGTGATGTGACTTCGATGGAGGATGGTGTGGAAAAGGCGACTGCAAGTGGTGCTGCGGGAGTCATGGTGGGCCGAGGTGTCTTTGGGAATCCATGGTTCTTCAATCGAGAACGCTCTATCGACGAGGTGACTTTTCGTGAACGTTTTGCTGTTATGGTCGAGCATACGGCTCTATTCCTTGAGCTTTCTGGTGACATTAAGAGCTTTGCGGTTATGAAGAAGCATTATAAGGCTTATGTGAATGGCTTCGATCATGCAAAGGAATTACGTGTCGCATTGATGGATGCAAACAGTCTCGATGAGATAAAAACACTGGTCGCACAATTCGCACAGGAACATCCTGAGCTGATGGATAAAACTCCGAAGGATCTCGTGTAA